A window from Zingiber officinale cultivar Zhangliang chromosome 7A, Zo_v1.1, whole genome shotgun sequence encodes these proteins:
- the LOC122002078 gene encoding putative disease resistance protein RGA3 translates to MEMQSPQASAASIALFYSKSMVRGRLKFLHLKDVHASTSSFRSLPPFSLKAGTLSACNTRAFVNATDSSSGLGILFGARFGESLEDQIMAMILTAFIPQVIQVLDGITKREEILLLGVADEVKGLVRRLEELRNILQDAERRSYNEKEIQWWLTKLRDIIYDIDDMIDQCKIEGESHKRLLEQQAQSFRLRISTKCSVSLFSFFNRSFHHEITERIKRLSSRLDQVIKEAAKFQLISSIHGYEVSLTNKCIVRAMDPESVEFKFKKDAESMFKLLTMEERMNLLVITGVGGIGKTRLAQKIYYDERTKAHFQVRIWICVTQQTTFIDMLKQIITGAGQTYGEAQTSEQLEIELKRVLEHKKFLLVLDDVWSIQICNDLLQRSSQNIVSGSRVLITTRNETLARELPGAHLHRMKPLSTKEGWSMLRKELYQEDHVQEMQELNNIGIKIVRKCKGFPLAIRVIAGVLRTRGWSSEEWEKVFLDPAWSSFDLPNDVTRALYLAYKDLPANLRQCLVYCSLFPEDHLFDQQSITKYWIAERLVEEKERSTIEDTAEGYYKELIWRNLLERDFGQQDAHKMHGLLRFLAHFLAGEENLFGNLDLMDATSTKPRRLSIVAKGLMAIPTELKEQNSLRTLLLFRNPLSGKILDDFLQGLNHLRVLDIHGTDVDSLPDCIGDLIHLRHLNVSSTRLKQLPDSIERLINLQFLSVRGCESMTALPQHLVKLQSIRSLDLVGTQVNWLPVGVGKLENLNSLLGFLVDSGSEGILMSTLDDLGPLTMLKYLLLQKLERVSNGAESARANLRRKKYLKNLSMHWSLNIADAQLLEVDKFKEVLEALCPSSSLEELEIMGYPGLDLPSWISTVKKLTKLVLHRCSSIQQLPQLGHLPHLSFLYISGATAVTKIGTEFFGLDAWPPFPKLNTLVMEDMINWEDWQWQLEDGEALPCLRELQLVNCYKLPSLPDGLRHATALTVLAMDGANRLMKIENLSTIRKLSVSSSFNLVEISNLSSLENLKVSNCSSLKKFEHLVHLQQLNVIDESMNNLPEGLGEYATKDLRWLELECNEDMFKSCHHGGSEWHKFQHIQDVHIHSKDRYMYFSYGKSLQYCEEATGSESNLAIVPVVSNTPLTNTSPVAIPNTDMVTNQGHFCFSPQKLLLILYIYLTIYILFESFFLSPTHLSYLGSSLISFLIDVIFFLISLPLCIMRDTFGSLSSVVSAAYKLFDMLVNVANYMDASIGAVVEPGVDFLFSSFSFSSIVVLSWLIASYGGWFHQ, encoded by the exons ATGGAGATGCAATCGCCGCAAGCGTCAGCGGCCTCGATTGCTCTTTTCTATTCCAAGTCCATGGTTCGAGGGAGGTTGAAGTTCCTCCATCTCAAAGACGTGCATGCCTCGACAAGTTCGTTTCGCTCGCTTCCTCCATTTTCTCTTAAAGCTGGAACTTTGTCTGCCTGCAACACCCGTGCCTTCGTCAACGCCACTGACTCCTCATCTGGTCTCGGGATTCTTTTTG GTGCGAGATTTGGAGAGTCACTGGAAGATCAGATCATGGCCATGATTTTAACTGCTTTCATTCCTCAAGTCATTCAAGTGTTAGATGGAATCACCAAACGAGAGGAAATTTTACTCTTGGGCGTGGCTGATGAGGTTAAAGGTCTGGTAAGGAGGCTAGAGGAGCTAAGGAACATTCTCCAGGATGCTGAACGCAGGAGCTATAATGAAAAGGAGATACAATGGTGGTTAACCAAGCTACGAGATATTATATATGACATAGATGATATGATTGATCAATGCAAAATTGAGGGGGAGAGTCacaagagattgttggagcagcaAGCTCAATCATTTAGGTTGCGCATTAGCACTAAGTGTTCTGTGTCACTATTTTCTTTCTTCAATCGATCTTTCCACCACGAGATTACTGAAAGAATCAAGAGGCTAAGTTCTAGGCTAGATCAAGTAATTAAAGAGGCTGCAAAGTTCCAATTAATATCATCCATCCATGGATATGAAGTTAGCCTGACAAACAAATGTATTGTTAGAGCAATGGATCCTGAAAGTGTAGAATTTAAGTTCAAGAAGGATGCAGAATCTATGTTTAAGCTACTGACTATGGAGGAGCGGATGAATCTCTTGGTGATTACTGGTGTTGGAGGGATAGGAAAGACCAGGCTAGCTCAAAAGATCTATTACGATGAGAGAACAAAAGCTCACTTCCAAGTTAGAATCTGGATATGTGTCACTCAGCAAACCACATTTATCGACATGCTGAAGCAGATAATCACTGGTGCAGGGCAAACCTACGGCGAAGCTCAAACAAGTGAACAACTAGAAATCGAACTGAAGAGGGTCTTAGAGCATAAGAAGTTTTTATTGGTTCTGGATGATGTTTGGAGCATACAAATTTGTAATGACTTACTGCAAAgatcatcacagaacatagtttcTGGTAGTAGGGTTCTGATTACTACAAGAAACGAAACTCTTGCAAGAGAACTTCCTGGAGCACATCTTCATAGAATGAAACCTCTGTCAACCAAAGAAGGATGGTCAATGCTCCGCAAGGAGCTGTATCAGGAAGATCATGTTCAGGAGATGCAGGAGCTGAATAACATCGGTATCAAGATTGTGAGGAAATGCAAAGGTTTTCCTCTAGCTATCCGCGTAATTGCAGGAGTCCTTAGAACCAGAGGGTGGAGCTCTGAAGAATGGGAGAAGGTTTTCCTTGATCCAGCATGGTCATCCTTTGATCTTCCAAATGATGTTACAAGAGCTCTATATTTGGCCTACAAGGACCTACCAGCTAATTTAAGACAATGTCTTGTCTATTGCTCCTTATTTCCAGAGGATCATTTGTTTGATCAACAATCCATCACCAAGTATTGGATAGCTGAGAGACTggtagaagaaaaagaaagatcaACAATTGAAGACACAGCTGAAGGCTATTATAAAGAGTTGATTTGGAGGAACCTCTTGGAACGAGATTTTGGTCAGCAAGATGCTCATAAGATGCATGGGCTTCTTCGCTTTCTTGCTCATTTTTTGGCAGGAGAGGAGAACTTGTTTGGAAATCTTGATCTAATGGATGCAACCTCAACAAAGCCTCGACGCCTATCAATTGTGGCTAAGGGGCTTATGGCAATCCCAACAGAACTAAAAGAGCAAAATTCTTTGAGAACATTGTTGCTTTTTAGGAATCCTTTATCAGGGAAAATTCTTGATGATTTTCTTCAAGGACTAAACCACCTGCGTGTCTTAGATATTCATGGCACCGATGTTGATAGCTTACCAGATTGCATTGGAGATCTTATACATTTGAGGCACCTAAATGTTTCTTCTACAAGATTAAAACAGCTCCCTGACAGTATAGAGCGACTCATAAATTTACAGTTCTTATCTGTACGAGGTTGTGAATCAATGACAGCGCTGCCTCAACATCTGGTGAAGTTGCAAAGCATAAGGAGTTTGGATCTTGTAGGTACTCAGGTCAATTGGTTGCCTGTTGGTGTTGGTAAACTTGAAAACCTTAACTCACTTTTAGGATTTCTTGTGGATTCTGGCAGTGAAGGTATTTTGATGTCTACACTAGATGATCTGGGACCTCTGACAATGCTCAAGTATCTTCTGTTACAGAAATTGGAGAGAGTATCCAATGGTGCAGAATCAGCTAGAGCAAACTTGAGAAGAAAGAAGTATCTCAAGAACTTAAGCATGCATTGGTCACTTAATATTGCAGATGCTCAACTACTTGAAGTGGACAAATTCAAGGAGGTGCTCGAGGCGCTATGCCCTTCATCAAGCCTGGAAGAGCTTGAAATTATGGGATACCCTGGTCTTGATCTTCCCAGTTGGATTTCCACAGTGAAAAAACTTACTAAATTGGTTCTTCACAGGTGCTCATCAATCCAACAACTTCCACAACTAGGCCACCTTCCCCACTTGAGTTTTCTATATATATCAGGTGCCACCGCTGTCACTAAAATTGGCACAGAATTCTTTGGCTTGGATGCATGGCCTCCATTCCCAAAGCTCAATACTTTGGTCATGGAGGATATGATCAACTGGGAAGATTGGCAATGGCAGTTGGAAGATGGTGAAGCTTTACCCTGTCTAAGAGAACTGCAGCTTGTCAACTGCTATAAGTTACCATCTCTTCCTGATGGCCTGCGGCATGCCACAGCCTTAACTGTTTTGGCGATGGATGGTGCTAATCGACTTATGAAGATCGAGAACCTTTCTACCATCAGAAAATTGTCAGTGTCTAGCAGCTTCAATCTTGTTGAGATATCCAATCTTTCTTCACTTGAAAATCTCAAAGTCAGCAACTGTTCATCTTTGAAGAAGTTTGAACATTTGGTTCATCTGCAACAACTAAATGTGATAGATGAATCAATGAATAACCTTCCAGAGGGCTTAGGAGAATATGCAACAAAAGATCTTCGATGGCTGGAATTGGAATGCAATGAAGATATGTTCAAGAGTTGTCATCATGGTGGCTCAGAGTGGCATAAGTTTCAGCACATTCAGGATGTACATATCCACAGCAAAGATCGATATATGTACTTCTCCTACGGCAAGTCGTTACAATATTGTGAAGAAGCAACTGGTTCGGAGTCCAATTTGGCCATTGTTCCTGTTGTTTCTAACACCCCTTTAACCAATACGTCCCCTGTGGCCATTCCAAACACTGATATGGTTACAAATCAAGGACACTTTTGTTTCTCCCCTCAAAAACTTCTACTCATCCTGTATATATACTTAACTATTTATATCCTGTTTGAATCTTTTTTCTTGTCTCCAACTCACCTTTCATACCTTGGATCAAGTCTCATTTCCTTTCTGATTgatgtcatcttcttcctcataaGTTTACCTCTTTGCATTATGCGCGACACGTTTGGTTCCCTCAGCTCTGTTGTTAGTGCAGCCTATAAACTGTTTGATATGTTAGTCAATGTTGCCAATTACATGGATGCTTCCATAGGTGCAGTTGTTGAACCTGGTGTAGACtttctattttcttccttttCATTCAGCTCCATCGTTGTTCTCTCATGGCTCATCGCTTCATATGGTGGTTGGTTTCATCAATAA
- the LOC122000384 gene encoding agglutinin-like: MYPCGGSSGSLEVLCRLLKRLDIAKSSVQDTDASTDARFMQIKTKMEVLQLKMVREILCREDRAMVQLRQVEHYIDDMMMGTKDAPSFSSMLVVENLNRIDASIDKAIAAAGESAAAGESAAVYDGLYKRIKSSKDFAKTDGPWGPRLGIEWDMGPLPNIKTIYVSADDRIHSIRFEYKSDDHKEYRTPLIGGEGGTPHQIELDAEDPIKLIRGLYDPAGLTKLEILTSKHTHSFGKGNDKSISFPPTSKLDCNYKIVGFFGRASSYVHALGVYLEKCPNCPPDSSPFPTIP, encoded by the exons ATGTACCCCTGCGGCGGAAGTAGTGGCAGCCTCGAGGTGCTCTGCCGCCTGCTGAAGCGGCTCGACATCGCCAAGAGCAGCGTCCAGGACACCGACGCGTCGACTGACGCCAGGTTCATGCAGATCAAGACCAAAATGGAGGTGCTGCAGCTTAAGATGGTGAGGGAGATACTGTGCCGGGAAGACAGAGCCATGGTGCAGCTCCGCCAAGTCGAGCACTACATCGACGACATGATGATGGGCACCAAGGACGCCCCGTCCTTCTCCTCCATGCTGGTCGTCGAGAACCTCAACCGGATCGACGCCTCCATCGACAAGGCGATCGCCGCTGCTGGCGAGAGCGCCGCTGCCGGCGAGAGCGCCGCCGTCTATGACGGCCTCTACAAG CGGATCAAGTCGAGTAAAGATTTTGCAAAAACAGACGGCCCATGGGGCCCCCGTTTAGGAATAGAGTGGGACATGGGCCCTCTTCCCAACATCAAAACCATCTACGTGAGCGCCGACGATCGCATCCATTCCATTCGATTTGAATACAAAAGCGATGATCACAAAGAATACCGAACGCCGCTAATAGGAGGAGAAGGGGGCACTCCACATCAG ATTGAACTCGATGCGGAAGATCCCATCAAATTGATAAGAGGATTATATGACCCGGCTGGTTTAACCAAATTGGAGATCCTCACGAGCAAACACACACATTCATTCGGGAAGGGTAATGATAAAAGTATCAGTTTCCCCCCTACATCGAAACTCGATTGCAATTACAAAATTGTGGGGTTTTTCGGAAGGGCATCATCTTATGTTCATGCACTAGGGGTCTATTTGGAAAAATGCCCTAATTGCCCACCTGATTCAAGCCCTTTCCCTACTATACCCTGA